ATGTTGCGCGGAATCCGGAACGGCTTCCCAGGACTTGCCAGCATCGAACGATCTGTGGATCGTCACGTCCGCGCCTTTTCGGCGCCGGATCCGTGACGGCTTCAAAAAATAGACATTGCCGGTCACTGCGCCAGCAGCCATACGAATCAAGGACGCCCAGTGTGGCGGAATTCCGTCCGCAGCCGCCAAAAATACCAGCTCCGGATTGTTCACCGAAAAAGCAATCGCATCCTCTGCGTAACGCCGATGACCCAAACCAATGTTGGCCTGCTGCCAAGCGATGCCACGGTCCTCACTTCGATAGACGCCTTCGCCACCCCGATAGATACCGGTATCGAAACCCGTGGCGGCAACGAGTACATTTGGCCGCAGCCGGTGAGTCACCACCCTGTGCAGATCATGCCCCAGTCCTTCGGCAACAGCCCACGTTGCACCCCCGTCCCGGCTGATCAGGAACGAGCCAACCTCAATGAGCGCATACAAAGTTTCGGGATCATCCGGACTGACCATGATGCACCGCACATGGGGTATTTTGGGTGGTACTGGAAAGCTCCAGTCCTTTGCTTGAGGAAGAGCATTAATATCGCCACAAACAGACCAAGCTGCGTTAGAGAACCTGAAGATGCCCGCCGGCTCTGTCCCAGCGTAAATAGTCGAGGGCGTGTGGGGATCAATGGCCAGCGAACGAACATCCCGGTATGGTAAATTGGCAGTAATATCGGTCCAGTTCCTGCCGCCGTCGTCAGTGAGCAGCACTCCCTTCTTCAAGATACTAACCACGGCGCGGTGGCCATGCGACGCCATGGCCATGAACTGATTGCCAGTAAATTGGGGCGCACCAAGTCGCCCTGCATCGTCCAGGGTACACAACCCACGCTCGCCAGCAACAATCAACATATCAACCCCCTCCAGGCTTCTTCAAACGCCGACCACTCCCATTGAAAACTGTCCAGCCGCGCGCAGTCTGTCGATCCAGCTGTCCTGGCTACCTAGCCCCTGCGTCATCGGCATGGGTTACAAATGGCTCGGGAATATGCAGCTCATGGGTCACGCGTATCGCATCGACGTGGCAGTCGATGGCACACAAACGACAGGAGTGGCACTCGTTGGGGTACATGATAACGGCTTTCCAGCCTTTAACCTCCCACGGCTTGCCGATCTCGACCAGCCGAAGCACGTCGGTTGGACAGCTATCGATACAGTCATTGCAGCCATCACACAACTGCAAATCGATGTGCTCGATCATTGCTTACACCTCCAGTGCGTAACGGGCGGGCACCGTGTAGGGACTTGGATTTCTGCCGGTCGGCGGCTTGATCGGCCACCGCTCAAAAGGCAGGTCGCGGGTACTAAATACAGGGGTGTCACCATTGGGCGCGCGTCGGACCTTCAGCCATTTCAACCAGGCGTCGTTGTCCTGGGCGGGATGATCGACGCGAAATAATTCACCGCGACTCTCGGTTCTCTCCAACATTGCTTGACACGCCAAGATTGCCAGGTCCAGATAATTCTTTACCTCGTGGGCTTTTTCGAGTTCATGGATATCTGGCGCAAATATCATCGGTATCAATTCATTGCGAATTCCTTCCAGATCGACGATCGTCTTCTGGATTCGCGCCGCCGTTTTGAAGAGCGCGAAGGTAGGCCTCGATGTGATGTCGCCGATCGCCATCCACACATCGGATGGGCGCACCTGACGCAGGCGCTGCATCGGCTTGAAATAACGGTCAAGCACGGCATCAACTACCCCCCTATTGACGGGAGCAAGTTGAGCACCGACGCTACGGCGAACCGCATGTTCCGCCGCGCGATAGCCGCAGACCATCGAGAAAGTGGATATGCCGCTTCCGGATATTCCGGACATTAGATGCGGGCATGATGAGCCGTAGCCGGCCACATATAGGCCGGGAATATTGGTGGCGGCATCGAGATCGATATCCGGACCACTTGTACTCATTGTACCGATGACCACGAACGGTCCCAGTTCCAGTAAGTCCTTGGAAGGATCGATATTAAATTCCTTGAAGGCGCGCTCGACCGTCGGGCTGATTTCATAGAGCACCGCAATGTCTTCAGCAGGCACATGTCGCAAGTCAAGGTGACATGGTCCGCGCCCCTCAAGATTTTCGGTTATGGTTGCGCGGGCAATCTGGAACAGGCCGGCAAGGTCGCCCCATGTCGGGTCATAGTGATCCATGTAGCGATCGCCGTTGGCATTTATGAAATGCGCTCCGACGCCCTGAATTTTCGCCTGCCCAGGCGTGAAGAACTTACCATTGAAGTTGCTCCATGCGGCAAACTGCGCGAACTCCATGCCAGCGAACTCGGCACCAATGCGCCAGGCTGCCGCATGGAGTTCGCCCGTGCAATGGTCGCTAAATGCATAATGAATTCTTGGATAGAACGGTCCGGGGTTCAGAATCACGTCGTTGGCGCGGAATATGTGAGGCTGGCCCGTCCTTACATGAACGCCAATGGCGCCGGAGACGCTGCCGCCGGTCGGGTATTGACCGTCGCTGGTCAGTAATTCGATGACGGCGACTTTTTCGACCAGCTTGACTCGCGCGGCCTTCAAGCGCCGTCTGAGTACTTCCATGCATGCGCGTCCATCGACGCCCAACGTTGTGCACAATCGGTGGCCGCGCACCTTGACATACTTAAGCGAGCCATCGGCGTTGCGTGAGTATGGCACCCCCCAAGCGATCAATTGCTGAGTTCGATCATAGGCTTCAACGATGTATTGTCTGACCCAGTCTTGATCGGCCAGGTAATTGGCGCCAACAACGAACTCGTCCATCCAAGCGGTGAGTTCATCACCCTCGACGCGGTGGTCTGGCGCAAACTGACTGTGCACGTATGTCGAGGGGCCGGCACGAGCGACGGAGGCCTTCTCGACGAGGATCACCTTGGCGCCCAATTCGGCAGCCCGTAGCGCGGCAATCGCGCCACCGAAGCCACCTCCGACCACCAACACCTCACAATCCAGTTCAAGACGATCCATTTTTGAGTCCGCTCCAGCGATAATAAGAAATATATAAAACGCGGCTCCAAGCAACGTGTCAACCTATAAAAGGCTATTCATATTGGCCATGAGTATCGTGTTATGCGTGATGAGGGCTCGGCGCCGGTACAAGAGTAAGCGCCCGTCGGACGCGCGCCGCCAAACATCCTCACGGCGGGCTGCGACATGTTCTTCTTGGTCCAACAACCGGTTACGCATCAAGATGATCACCGAATAAACCTTCAGTTCATCGTCCACGTCGCCGTGTTCGATTTCAATGTTGGAAACGGTACGCACCTCACGTGGACGCGGGTCCATACTCGACGGCCCGGGGCGTGACATGCGGGCCAGACGCAAAGTCAGCGACTCATAATCGTCGTCGTAGTGATCAGTATCGATATCACGAGCTGCATTGGCGGCGCGTAAATAATGGGTGCGACGGGCCGGCACAGAGTAATGGATATCTGGATCCAAAAGGGCTCGCCACCCCTCAAACTGGAATCCATCCAGCAATCGGGCCTCGCGAAACAGGCACTGCTCCACCTCATGATGGAGGGACATATCTGTCACGTCCCGGCCGATTATTTGGCCTTCGATGAAACAGCTCCGGTTTTGAAGCGTACCAGTGCTGAAGCGCTTGAGCCGGAGTCTGGGCGTTCAGTGCCTTCTGCGGCAAGTGGTGGTTGTAGAGCGTGACATAGCGGTGCAGGGTCTGCTCCAGGTCCTCGCTGGACCTGAAGTGGTGCGTGCGCAGCAGGTCCGCGATGCGCCCGTTGAAGCGCTCGACCATGCCATTGGTCTGCGGGTGGCGCGGGGGCGTCAGACGGTGCTCGATGCCCAGTTCCTGGCACAGGCGATCGAACTCATGCGTCCCGGTCGGGGCCCGCGCCCGGCTCCCGAACAGCCGGTCCGTGAACTCGGTGCCGTTGTCGGTGAGCAGGCGCGTGATGCGCACCGGGCAGGCCGTGGCCAGGGCACTGAGGAAGGCGCGCGCCGAGCGCGCGCTCTTGTCGGCTTTCAGGGCCACGTAAACCCAGCGGGTGGCCCGATCGATGGCCACGAACAGGAACCGGCGCCGGTCCTCGTCGGCCATCTGCGGCAGGTACTTCACGTCGACGTGCACAAAGCCGGGCACGTAGGTCTTGAAGGTCTTGCTGACCGCTTTGTCCGGCGCCGGGCGCAGGGCGCGCAGGTTGCCCACGCCGTGGCGGCGCAGGCAGCGGTCCAGCCCGGAGCGGGACACGTCCGGACACAGGAACTCGCGCGTCACCGCCAGCAGGTCGTCCAGCGGCAGCAGCAGGGCCCGGCGCAGGTAGACCACGATCGCCTCCTGGCCGGGGGTCAACGTCGTTTGCAGGCGGTGCGCGGTGTGCGGCCGGTCGTAGACATCCGGGCGCCGCTTCCATTTGTAGATCGTCGGCTCGGTGACGCCAAAGCGGCGGGCCAGCACCGCCACCGGCTCATCACTGGCCGCGATCTGCGCCCGCACGTGGGGCGTGGTGCGGGCTTGTTTGTGCAGTGCAATCAGCATGCGGACACCTCCCGATCAACCGCTTTCCCGTCCCCTGCCAGCTCCCGGAACACCTCGCGCGCCAGCAGCAGCGGGGACCGAGACGGAACTATATGATGATCCGGGATGGAACACATATCCACCTTGCGCTCCTCGGACATAGTGGACCTCGCTAAGTCAGTTTACGGGGCGCGAGCGGAATTTCACGCCAGCTCTCCGCCTGCATGAACTCGGCCCACCGGCGGTAATAGCCACGGAAACAAGTATCCGACACGCGCTGGTCGATAAGGCCTGGCAGGTCCGACCTCTCACGCTCACGCCCCAGGCCCATGGCGTAGTGAGAATCGCGCCGCGATCCTTGCGTTGCATTGACGGTCATGGCAATCCGTTCCATGTTCGCGCAATCATCGGTTTCGAACATGCCGGAGGTCCCCAGCATGCGTGCATTGAAACGCACCATCTCTCTTTTTAGATCCGGCGGAAGATCACGTTCGACAACCGTCCACATGGCAATTTCACACTCGTTAGGACCTTTGGGATGGATTTGCCGAAACGTAAAACCCGGCACGAACAAGAAATTGGGGAATACGCCACCGTCAATGGACGAGCCGACAAACCAAGCGCGGCGCTCGCCCAAGTGCTCGATATATCGCTGGCGCTGGCGATTGACATAGGCCAGCCAAGGCGCCGGGTCTTTGAAAAGTCCGAATATGCCTTGGCCGTCGAAATTGGCATTCCAGCCGTGGCCGTCTATGGTCGCTGAAATACCGAGTGCATCCACGTCGGTCTTCTCGCCCACCTCGATACCGATCTGCATGCCGCGGTCTCCCATGCACACGCCCACGGCAACGGCATGTGCAGCGAGCACATGGTAGGTATCAGCGACGATGTTTTCCGCGGCGATCTTCCAGTTGCACTTCAAGCGTTGCCGCATCGTCCCGCCGAGGAACTCGACTCCCGCTGGCAGCGGGTCAAAAATGGCGTCGAGGTACCACGCAAAGTCACCCAAGTAATCACGCAATGATGGGGCTGCTGGGTCGAAATTGGCGAAGTACAACCCTTTGTAAGACTCGACTCTGATGCTCTGCAGCCCCCATTGCCCTTTGTCCAGCTGGTGGTGATACCCGTCGCCGCCTTCGCGTGGCACATTGAGAAGGGTTCCGTCGGCGCCGAACACCCAACCGTGATAGGGGCAGGAAAAACTTTTGGCATTGCCTTCCTCCGCCATGCAGAGCAGGGGGCCGCGATGCGAGCAGGCGTTCAGGAAGGCGCGGATCGAGCCATCCTCCTGCCGGATCACCAGCACCGGATCCTCGCCCATGAATGTGGTCAGAAAATCACCTGACTTCGGCAGCTGGGTATCGTGGGCCACGAACTGCCACGTGCGACCGAAAACGTTCTCAAGCTCATTCTTGTAGATGTCAGCATCGCTGAATACCCGGCGACTGACGTAAGCGCCGCTTTCGCGAACCAGCGTTTCGATGCCCTTCATCGTTGCCTGCCTCATGCTGTTTGATCCACCAGGTTCTCCTAGGGTGCTACCGGCGCCTTGACCTGCTACCAGCTCCAACCGTGCACGGGCGCAACCCACGCAGCGCCGAAACCCCGACCACCAATGGTGAACAACGCCGGCGCCCGGTCAGCGACAATTCGGGGCCAGGCACCCGGTCGGCCCCTCGCGCTGACGATTGCGCCGGCTTCGCCAGAACCCCACAGCCAGTCGGCCACGACCACTTTACAAGCGTTAAAATTTTCGTGAACCGTAGCAGGATAAAAATTGGCTTGTCAACACCATGAACAAATTGCCCACACCGCACCCATCAACCGATACCCGCGAACATTTGTTGCGGCTGGCAATCCGCCTGTTTGCCGAGCGCGGCTACAACGGCCTGACCATGCGCGACCTTGCCGAAGCCTGCGCGGTCACTGCACCGGCCTTCTACTACTACTTTCCGAGCAAGGAGAGCCTGTATCGGGAGGCAGTGCGGGCGGCGTTCGCGGTCGGCATGCAGGGGATCGATGAGCTGGTTCAACGGGAGTACGATTTTGAAGGGTTCGTGTATACCTTTACAAAACTCCTGGTCGATGCGTTTGCCCGTTCCGAAGGTTTCCGAACCTTGCTGATCCGCGAGCTGCTGAACAACAACGCCGCGCACCTTGCGTTCATCGGCGAGGAGGTTCTTGGGCCGGCGATGCGGCGCATTGCCGAGCTTGCCCAGCCGCTCATGCCGGCCGAGGATGCCCGTCTGGTGGGCTACTCGGTGCTGTCGCTGGTGATCGGACAGTTCACCCTGGCGCCGGTACGCGGCTATGTCAGCGGCGACCGACCCGGCGAGCTCGACGCGGGGCAAGTCGTGGAACATGTCGCCAGGCTATTGCTGCACGGCATCCGCCGCGGCTGAGCCGATCCCGGCAAGATTGATCCGGCGCGATCCGTGATATGTTAACCGTACGACCGGTCAGCCAGGCGGGTGTCGCCCGCGCGGACTTTTGCACAGCATCCAGGGGACACGTCATGCAGGAGCCATTGATTGGCCTGTTTTCCGAGGCGTCGGTTCGCAATCCGCGCGCAACCCACCGCGACCATTATTCGGCCCTTGTGGCACAAATGGAGCTCGCGGACACCCTTGGCTACGATTTTTACGCCACCACACAGTCCTATGGGCTGGACTTCGCCGAGTCCACCTTCTCGGTCTCGCCGAGCCCGGTGGCACTGTTTGCGAACGCCGCGGCGCGCACGCGACAGATCAAATTCATGTCCGCCATCACCATTGCGCCGTTGCATCACCCGGCGATCGTGGCGTCGGAGTATGCCGCGCTGGATGTGCTGAGCGGGGGGCGAGCCATGATCGGCATCGGTCGCGGGCATCCATGGCTGTACGAGCGGCTGGGTTACGACCAGTCGGAATCACGCGAGCGAATGGCGGAGTTCTGCACGACCACCCGCCGACTGCTGGACGGCCAGGACGAGCGCCTGCAGATCAGCGGCAAGTTCTGGTCGGTGCGCGACTTCGAGTTGCTGCCGCGGTTCGTGCAGGATGACCCACCGGTCTACATGGCTTACGTGTCCGGGCCGCCGAGCATCGAGATCGCCGTACAGTCTCGATTCGGGCTGATCATTCCAAGCTACCTGCTGCTGCCGCTGCCGGTCGTACTGGACGGGGTGAACTACTACGCACAGCGTCACCAGGAACTGTGGGGCAGCCGCGGACGATGGTTGCTGGGTGTACATTTTCATGCCCGCGCCGACGCAGCCCAGGCCCGTGAGGTCGGTGCACGCTCGCTTGCGGGCCAGATGGAGGTGTTCGGCCGCAACATGCGGGCCTATGCCGACAGCGTGGGCGAAGGGTACGCGGCTTACCGTCAGTTGGGAGACATGTTCAGCGA
This Immundisolibacter cernigliae DNA region includes the following protein-coding sequences:
- a CDS encoding FAD-binding protein yields the protein MDRLELDCEVLVVGGGFGGAIAALRAAELGAKVILVEKASVARAGPSTYVHSQFAPDHRVEGDELTAWMDEFVVGANYLADQDWVRQYIVEAYDRTQQLIAWGVPYSRNADGSLKYVKVRGHRLCTTLGVDGRACMEVLRRRLKAARVKLVEKVAVIELLTSDGQYPTGGSVSGAIGVHVRTGQPHIFRANDVILNPGPFYPRIHYAFSDHCTGELHAAAWRIGAEFAGMEFAQFAAWSNFNGKFFTPGQAKIQGVGAHFINANGDRYMDHYDPTWGDLAGLFQIARATITENLEGRGPCHLDLRHVPAEDIAVLYEISPTVERAFKEFNIDPSKDLLELGPFVVIGTMSTSGPDIDLDAATNIPGLYVAGYGSSCPHLMSGISGSGISTFSMVCGYRAAEHAVRRSVGAQLAPVNRGVVDAVLDRYFKPMQRLRQVRPSDVWMAIGDITSRPTFALFKTAARIQKTIVDLEGIRNELIPMIFAPDIHELEKAHEVKNYLDLAILACQAMLERTESRGELFRVDHPAQDNDAWLKWLKVRRAPNGDTPVFSTRDLPFERWPIKPPTGRNPSPYTVPARYALEV
- a CDS encoding WD40/YVTN/BNR-like repeat-containing protein; this encodes MLIVAGERGLCTLDDAGRLGAPQFTGNQFMAMASHGHRAVVSILKKGVLLTDDGGRNWTDITANLPYRDVRSLAIDPHTPSTIYAGTEPAGIFRFSNAAWSVCGDINALPQAKDWSFPVPPKIPHVRCIMVSPDDPETLYALIEVGSFLISRDGGATWAVAEGLGHDLHRVVTHRLRPNVLVAATGFDTGIYRGGEGVYRSEDRGIAWQQANIGLGHRRYAEDAIAFSVNNPELVFLAAADGIPPHWASLIRMAAGAVTGNVYFLKPSRIRRRKGADVTIHRSFDAGKSWEAVPDSAQHALFDMVWALETGLSDSGGPAVYFGTTGGEVRASYDAGESWKTLANGLGAVTHLHPLSGP
- a CDS encoding IS481 family transposase produces the protein MLIALHKQARTTPHVRAQIAASDEPVAVLARRFGVTEPTIYKWKRRPDVYDRPHTAHRLQTTLTPGQEAIVVYLRRALLLPLDDLLAVTREFLCPDVSRSGLDRCLRRHGVGNLRALRPAPDKAVSKTFKTYVPGFVHVDVKYLPQMADEDRRRFLFVAIDRATRWVYVALKADKSARSARAFLSALATACPVRITRLLTDNGTEFTDRLFGSRARAPTGTHEFDRLCQELGIEHRLTPPRHPQTNGMVERFNGRIADLLRTHHFRSSEDLEQTLHRYVTLYNHHLPQKALNAQTPAQALQHWYASKPELFHRRPNNRPGRDRYVPPS
- a CDS encoding aromatic ring-hydroxylating oxygenase subunit alpha; the protein is MKGIETLVRESGAYVSRRVFSDADIYKNELENVFGRTWQFVAHDTQLPKSGDFLTTFMGEDPVLVIRQEDGSIRAFLNACSHRGPLLCMAEEGNAKSFSCPYHGWVFGADGTLLNVPREGGDGYHHQLDKGQWGLQSIRVESYKGLYFANFDPAAPSLRDYLGDFAWYLDAIFDPLPAGVEFLGGTMRQRLKCNWKIAAENIVADTYHVLAAHAVAVGVCMGDRGMQIGIEVGEKTDVDALGISATIDGHGWNANFDGQGIFGLFKDPAPWLAYVNRQRQRYIEHLGERRAWFVGSSIDGGVFPNFLFVPGFTFRQIHPKGPNECEIAMWTVVERDLPPDLKREMVRFNARMLGTSGMFETDDCANMERIAMTVNATQGSRRDSHYAMGLGRERERSDLPGLIDQRVSDTCFRGYYRRWAEFMQAESWREIPLAPRKLT
- a CDS encoding 4Fe-4S dicluster domain-containing protein, which encodes MIEHIDLQLCDGCNDCIDSCPTDVLRLVEIGKPWEVKGWKAVIMYPNECHSCRLCAIDCHVDAIRVTHELHIPEPFVTHADDAGAR
- a CDS encoding aromatic-ring-hydroxylating dioxygenase subunit beta — encoded protein: MSLHHEVEQCLFREARLLDGFQFEGWRALLDPDIHYSVPARRTHYLRAANAARDIDTDHYDDDYESLTLRLARMSRPGPSSMDPRPREVRTVSNIEIEHGDVDDELKVYSVIILMRNRLLDQEEHVAARREDVWRRASDGRLLLYRRRALITHNTILMANMNSLL
- a CDS encoding TetR/AcrR family transcriptional regulator; translation: MNKLPTPHPSTDTREHLLRLAIRLFAERGYNGLTMRDLAEACAVTAPAFYYYFPSKESLYREAVRAAFAVGMQGIDELVQREYDFEGFVYTFTKLLVDAFARSEGFRTLLIRELLNNNAAHLAFIGEEVLGPAMRRIAELAQPLMPAEDARLVGYSVLSLVIGQFTLAPVRGYVSGDRPGELDAGQVVEHVARLLLHGIRRG
- a CDS encoding LLM class flavin-dependent oxidoreductase, whose product is MQEPLIGLFSEASVRNPRATHRDHYSALVAQMELADTLGYDFYATTQSYGLDFAESTFSVSPSPVALFANAAARTRQIKFMSAITIAPLHHPAIVASEYAALDVLSGGRAMIGIGRGHPWLYERLGYDQSESRERMAEFCTTTRRLLDGQDERLQISGKFWSVRDFELLPRFVQDDPPVYMAYVSGPPSIEIAVQSRFGLIIPSYLLLPLPVVLDGVNYYAQRHQELWGSRGRWLLGVHFHARADAAQAREVGARSLAGQMEVFGRNMRAYADSVGEGYAAYRQLGDMFSEFGDPAHVHDVVMNEFPQRFAIWGDRKACLERFEVLIDAVRPSGLLLNVDAGCISQEDIHDSMRYAATQILPAVRDMLRAGQEKPPPSR